Proteins from one Amycolatopsis benzoatilytica AK 16/65 genomic window:
- a CDS encoding NADPH-dependent 2,4-dienoyl-CoA reductase, producing the protein MTEYPNLLSPLDLGFTTLRNRVLMGSMHTGLEDRTSRFPQLAEYYAERARGGVGLIVTGGFAPNRTGWLLPLASKLSTPAEARDHQVLTSAVHAEGGKIALQILHAGRYAYHPLSVSASSRKAPINPFRPRALSAYGVHRTIRAFADCAALARDAGYDGVEIMGSEGYLINQFLAERTNRRTDAWGGTAEKRRRFAVEIVRRTREKVGPDFIIIYRLSMLDLVEGGQSWEDVVTLAREVEAAGATIINTGIGWHEARVPTIVTSVPRAAFTWVTRKLKPHVSVPVVTSNRINLPHVAEQALADGDADLVSMARPLLADPEWIRKAETGRADEINTCIACNQACLDHAFSRKPVSCMVNPRAGHETTLVLLPTRRAKRVAVVGAGPAGLATATALGERGHDVELFEADAEIGGQFGIAQRIPGKEEFAETIRYYTRRLEVTGVKVRLGTRVTAAELTGFDEVVLATGVTPRVLDLPGIDHPKVLSYVDVVRHGKPVGDRVAVIGAGGIGVDVSEFLTHTSSPALDRAAWMTEWGVTDPELAPGGLAAPKPEPSPRQVYLLQRKKTPIGAGLGKTSGWVHRAALRAKGVERISGVSYERIDDAGLHVRIDGKPRLLEVDTVVVCAGQEPVRDLADALGDTPVHLVGGADEARELDAKRAIDQGTRLAAML; encoded by the coding sequence CTCGGCTTCACGACGCTGCGCAACCGCGTCCTGATGGGCTCGATGCACACCGGGCTGGAGGACCGCACGTCCCGCTTCCCGCAGCTCGCCGAGTACTACGCCGAACGCGCCCGCGGCGGCGTCGGCCTGATCGTCACCGGCGGGTTCGCACCGAACCGCACCGGCTGGCTGCTGCCGCTCGCCTCGAAGCTGTCCACTCCGGCCGAGGCGCGCGACCATCAGGTCCTCACCAGCGCGGTGCACGCCGAAGGCGGCAAGATCGCGCTGCAGATCCTGCACGCCGGCCGCTACGCCTACCACCCGCTGAGCGTCTCCGCGTCCAGCCGCAAAGCGCCGATCAACCCGTTCCGCCCGCGTGCGCTCAGCGCGTACGGCGTGCACCGGACCATCCGCGCGTTCGCCGATTGCGCCGCGCTCGCCCGCGACGCCGGGTACGACGGCGTCGAGATCATGGGTTCCGAGGGTTATCTGATCAACCAGTTCCTCGCCGAGCGCACCAACCGCCGCACCGACGCCTGGGGCGGCACCGCGGAGAAGCGCCGCCGGTTCGCGGTCGAGATCGTCCGCCGTACCCGGGAAAAGGTCGGCCCGGACTTCATCATCATCTACCGGTTGTCCATGCTCGACCTGGTCGAAGGCGGACAGAGCTGGGAAGACGTCGTGACTCTGGCGCGGGAGGTCGAGGCGGCCGGCGCGACGATCATCAACACCGGCATCGGCTGGCACGAGGCCCGCGTCCCGACGATCGTGACCTCGGTGCCGCGCGCCGCGTTCACCTGGGTCACCCGGAAGCTCAAGCCGCACGTCTCGGTGCCGGTGGTGACCTCCAACCGGATCAACCTGCCGCACGTCGCCGAACAGGCGCTCGCCGACGGCGACGCGGACCTGGTCTCGATGGCCCGCCCGCTGCTGGCCGACCCGGAGTGGATCCGCAAGGCGGAAACCGGCCGAGCGGACGAGATCAACACCTGCATCGCCTGCAACCAAGCCTGCCTCGACCACGCGTTCAGCCGGAAACCGGTGTCCTGCATGGTGAATCCGCGGGCCGGGCACGAGACGACCCTGGTCCTGCTGCCCACCCGGCGGGCCAAGCGCGTCGCCGTCGTCGGTGCCGGACCGGCCGGGCTGGCCACCGCGACCGCGCTCGGCGAACGCGGCCACGACGTCGAACTGTTCGAGGCCGACGCCGAAATCGGCGGCCAGTTCGGGATCGCACAGCGGATTCCGGGCAAGGAGGAGTTCGCCGAGACCATCCGGTACTACACCCGCCGGCTCGAAGTCACCGGCGTGAAAGTGCGCCTCGGCACCCGGGTCACTGCTGCCGAGCTCACCGGGTTCGACGAGGTGGTGCTGGCCACCGGCGTCACCCCGCGGGTGCTCGACCTGCCCGGGATCGACCATCCGAAAGTACTGTCCTACGTGGACGTCGTGCGGCATGGCAAGCCGGTCGGCGACCGGGTCGCGGTGATCGGAGCCGGCGGGATCGGCGTGGATGTGAGCGAATTCCTCACGCACACCTCGTCGCCCGCGTTGGACCGCGCCGCCTGGATGACCGAATGGGGCGTCACTGACCCTGAGCTCGCGCCCGGCGGGCTGGCCGCGCCGAAGCCGGAACCTTCGCCGCGCCAGGTCTACCTGCTACAGCGCAAGAAGACCCCGATCGGTGCTGGGCTAGGCAAAACCTCCGGCTGGGTGCACCGCGCGGCGTTGCGCGCCAAGGGCGTGGAACGGATCAGCGGAGTCTCCTACGAACGCATCGACGACGCCGGGCTGCACGTGCGGATCGACGGCAAACCACGGCTGCTGGAGGTCGACACAGTGGTGGTCTGCGCCGGGCAGGAACCGGTGCGCGACCTCGCCGACGCGCTCGGCGACACCCCGGTCCACCTCGTCGGCGGGGCCGACGAGGCCCGCGAACTGGACGCCAAGCGAGCGATCGACCAGGGCACCCGACTGGCCGCGATGCTGTAG
- a CDS encoding prephenate dehydrogenase, with translation MRDVCVIGLGLIGGSLLRAVTASGRTAWGATVSEVDADAASRSGYDVTTDVEAALLRAASADAIVVLAVPLPAVENLLRLIAQHASHCILTDVVSVKGPMLEAVRRRAPYTRYVGGHPMAGTAHSGWLAGDARLFNGAAWVLGVEEDTDLTAWAEVARLVLDIGALAVPLPADSHDETVARISHLPHLLAAILASVGAQGGPLAMSLAAGSFRDGTRVASTSPDLVRAMTEGNREALLPIVDDALGRLGAARGSLASTGGLAATINAGHDGALALEAARDAARSGVRIDLTAADARDGLVALGERGGRITGLDGDVALGEVS, from the coding sequence GTGCGAGACGTATGCGTGATCGGGCTCGGGCTCATCGGCGGTTCCCTGCTGCGGGCAGTCACGGCGAGCGGCAGGACCGCGTGGGGCGCGACAGTGTCCGAAGTGGACGCCGATGCGGCCAGCCGCAGCGGCTACGACGTCACCACCGACGTCGAAGCGGCACTGCTGCGCGCGGCGTCGGCGGACGCGATCGTGGTGCTGGCGGTGCCGCTGCCCGCGGTGGAAAACCTGCTGCGGCTGATCGCCCAGCACGCGTCGCACTGCATCCTCACCGACGTGGTCAGCGTGAAGGGCCCGATGCTCGAAGCGGTGCGCCGTCGCGCGCCCTACACCCGGTACGTCGGCGGACATCCGATGGCGGGCACCGCCCATTCCGGCTGGCTGGCCGGTGACGCGAGGCTCTTCAACGGCGCGGCGTGGGTCCTCGGCGTCGAAGAGGACACCGATCTCACCGCGTGGGCCGAGGTCGCCCGGCTCGTGCTGGACATCGGCGCGCTCGCGGTGCCGCTGCCCGCGGACTCGCACGACGAGACCGTCGCGCGGATTTCGCACCTGCCGCACCTGCTCGCCGCGATTCTCGCGTCGGTCGGCGCACAAGGCGGCCCGCTAGCGATGTCGCTGGCCGCCGGCTCGTTCCGCGACGGCACCCGCGTGGCCAGCACGTCGCCGGACCTGGTGCGCGCCATGACCGAAGGCAACCGCGAAGCGCTGCTTCCGATCGTCGACGACGCGCTCGGCCGGCTCGGTGCCGCGCGCGGCTCGCTCGCGTCCACCGGCGGCCTCGCCGCGACGATCAACGCAGGTCACGACGGCGCACTCGCCCTCGAAGCGGCCCGGGACGCGGCCCGCTCCGGCGTCCGGATAGACCTCACCGCCGCCGACGCGCGCGACGGGCTGGTGGCGCTCGGCGAACGCGGCGGCCGGATCACCGGACTGGACGGTGACGTCGCTCTCGGCGAAGTGTCCTGA
- a CDS encoding antitoxin encodes MGINFDELKNKATDALRDNSEKIGEGLEKAADFAKSKVSGHDSAIDGGVEKAKGFLGSLGKSEEEGGEQK; translated from the coding sequence ATGGGCATCAACTTCGACGAGCTCAAGAACAAGGCGACCGACGCGCTGCGCGACAACAGCGAGAAGATCGGCGAAGGACTGGAGAAGGCGGCCGACTTCGCGAAGTCCAAGGTCAGCGGCCACGACTCGGCGATCGACGGCGGCGTCGAGAAGGCCAAGGGCTTCCTGGGCAGCCTCGGCAAGTCCGAAGAAGAGGGCGGCGAACAGAAGTAA
- a CDS encoding FUSC family protein, which translates to MSRSDFAAPHWLVQLLRSKPVPVPWNMVARAVIALATPLAVAYAAGDIAVGALISTGALPTVLSEAAGAYRYRARRLGGATFAAAVGYLLGLLTGGMPAWSIPAVVVVAAVSALISAAGSNASVAGLQMFVFCVLGTAQHATGVHTELLFGYFCAGAGWGLLVALGTWTVRATSPERTAVAQVYIELAAMLSAEDEPTSRVARHQLTTAMSTAYDRLLIARSWLSGRDAAYRKLLNRLSATTPAVEASVATVNAGQRAPDEVIDYLTRVAASVLAAHPLPPAPKLDEDEDVDAVVAALYAGLARIGKLDDRERRKPVSPYRRVREWASSLASGPLTWLAALRLTVCVAVAEVVALMVPFERSYWITLTVGVVLKPDFGSVFGRAVLRGVGTVLGVGIGAVVLAFGAHGWVLVMLIAVFAGGAAVGKVRNYGMLGTFVTPLIILQMDLANTGSWNVVLARLIDTVIGCAIVLVVGYLLWPGSRRPRVGGRLADSFDTVAKYVKAAMLLTSTGEARLARSRARRGAYRALADLRTAFQQVIVEPSPAGRQAVAWWPVIAGLERVTDAVTEVGVTIGAGAPAPAPADIELITGALAELAAAVREQRDPDSVPMPDNPQLAGVVDQLGSTFDAVRGPDLVERSPLRLVRRFLPYHRRT; encoded by the coding sequence GTGAGCCGCTCCGACTTCGCCGCGCCGCACTGGCTGGTGCAACTTCTGCGTTCCAAACCGGTTCCCGTTCCGTGGAACATGGTCGCCCGCGCGGTGATCGCGCTGGCTACGCCACTGGCCGTCGCGTACGCCGCGGGCGACATCGCGGTCGGCGCGCTGATCTCCACGGGAGCACTGCCGACCGTGCTGTCCGAGGCGGCCGGGGCGTACCGGTATCGCGCGCGCCGGCTCGGCGGCGCGACGTTCGCCGCCGCGGTCGGGTATCTCCTCGGATTGCTGACCGGTGGGATGCCTGCCTGGTCGATCCCGGCAGTAGTGGTCGTGGCCGCGGTTTCCGCGCTGATCAGCGCGGCGGGCAGCAACGCGTCGGTGGCTGGGCTGCAGATGTTCGTGTTCTGCGTGCTCGGGACCGCGCAGCACGCGACCGGCGTGCACACCGAACTCCTTTTCGGCTACTTCTGCGCGGGCGCGGGCTGGGGCCTGCTGGTCGCGCTCGGCACCTGGACGGTCCGCGCGACCAGCCCGGAACGGACCGCGGTCGCGCAGGTCTACATCGAACTCGCCGCGATGCTGTCGGCGGAGGACGAACCGACGTCGCGGGTCGCCCGCCACCAGCTCACGACCGCGATGAGCACGGCATACGACCGGCTGCTGATCGCCCGTTCCTGGCTCTCCGGACGCGACGCCGCGTACCGGAAGCTGCTGAACCGGCTGTCCGCGACGACCCCGGCGGTCGAGGCGTCGGTCGCGACGGTCAACGCCGGGCAGCGCGCCCCGGACGAGGTGATCGACTACCTGACCCGGGTCGCGGCCTCGGTGCTGGCCGCGCACCCGCTGCCGCCCGCACCGAAACTCGACGAGGACGAAGACGTCGACGCGGTGGTTGCCGCGCTCTATGCCGGTCTGGCGCGGATCGGGAAACTCGACGACCGCGAACGCCGCAAGCCGGTCTCGCCTTACCGCCGCGTGCGCGAATGGGCGAGTTCGCTCGCGTCCGGCCCTCTGACCTGGCTGGCCGCACTACGGCTCACGGTGTGCGTCGCGGTGGCCGAAGTGGTCGCGCTGATGGTGCCGTTCGAACGGTCGTACTGGATCACCCTCACCGTCGGCGTGGTGCTCAAGCCGGACTTCGGGTCGGTCTTCGGCCGCGCCGTACTGCGCGGGGTCGGCACGGTGCTCGGCGTCGGGATCGGCGCGGTGGTGCTCGCGTTCGGCGCGCACGGTTGGGTGCTGGTGATGCTGATCGCCGTGTTCGCCGGCGGTGCCGCGGTGGGAAAGGTCCGCAACTACGGGATGCTCGGCACCTTCGTGACGCCGCTGATCATCCTGCAGATGGACCTCGCCAACACCGGCAGCTGGAACGTCGTGCTGGCACGGCTGATCGACACCGTGATCGGCTGCGCGATCGTGCTGGTGGTCGGCTACCTGCTCTGGCCGGGATCGCGGCGGCCGAGGGTCGGCGGCCGGCTCGCGGACAGTTTCGACACGGTCGCCAAATACGTGAAGGCGGCGATGCTGCTCACCTCGACCGGCGAAGCGCGGCTCGCCCGCTCGCGGGCCCGCCGCGGGGCATACCGTGCGCTCGCGGACCTGCGTACCGCGTTTCAGCAGGTGATTGTCGAGCCGTCGCCAGCGGGCCGGCAGGCGGTGGCGTGGTGGCCGGTGATCGCCGGGCTGGAGCGCGTGACGGACGCGGTGACCGAGGTCGGTGTGACGATCGGGGCGGGCGCGCCCGCCCCGGCGCCCGCGGACATCGAGCTGATCACCGGCGCGCTGGCCGAATTGGCGGCGGCGGTGCGGGAGCAGCGGGACCCGGATTCGGTGCCGATGCCGGACAACCCGCAGCTCGCCGGGGTGGTGGACCAGCTCGGCTCGACGTTCGACGCGGTCCGCGGCCCGGACCTGGTGGAACGCTCGCCGCTGCGGCTGGTGCGCCGGTTCCTGCCGTATCACCGGCGCACCTGA
- a CDS encoding SRPBCC family protein codes for MPGRRYSFEVNRVSTAPPPVLFRLESDGSLWADWAKPLIWQSRWARRGDDGRVGAVREVGLWPVLLRERTVEYESDRRHVYTFDGSGPVRDYRAEVTFTPNAAGGTDLRWTGSFEPRIPGTGELAKFALRSVIGFLASRLAKAGGTAH; via the coding sequence ATGCCAGGTCGCAGGTACTCGTTCGAGGTCAACCGGGTGAGCACTGCCCCGCCGCCGGTGTTGTTCCGTCTGGAAAGCGACGGATCTCTCTGGGCGGACTGGGCAAAACCGCTCATCTGGCAGTCCCGGTGGGCACGCCGCGGCGACGACGGACGGGTCGGCGCTGTCCGGGAAGTCGGATTGTGGCCGGTTCTGCTCCGCGAACGGACCGTGGAATACGAATCGGACCGGCGGCACGTGTACACCTTCGACGGTTCCGGCCCGGTCCGCGACTATCGTGCGGAGGTGACCTTCACCCCGAACGCCGCCGGCGGAACCGACCTCCGCTGGACCGGATCGTTCGAGCCGCGCATTCCCGGAACGGGGGAGCTGGCGAAGTTCGCACTGCGGAGCGTGATCGGATTTTTAGCCAGTCGGCTGGCCAAAGCGGGCGGTACCGCGCACTGA
- a CDS encoding polysaccharide deacetylase family protein produces MRKQWLAAAMAGLLVLSACSSTEASQPPEQANQAPGASKPTTPPGPYPFGTVQMKAPPIQDGKVPVIRKIQTDKPYVFITMDDGAVKDPSALNLIQQSGGHPVLFLNQRYVKGHEAYFKSILDSTGAVLGDHTVNHPNLKGKPLDFQKKEICDDADDFQKSLGVRPTLFRPPFGNYDQNTLKAAAMCGMRASILWTASVNDGVVQFQVGDKLRPGDIVLMHFRKTFKEDYEAFVARAKQDGLTPVPLADFVA; encoded by the coding sequence ATGAGGAAGCAATGGCTCGCGGCGGCGATGGCCGGCTTGCTTGTGCTGTCGGCATGTTCGAGCACCGAGGCGAGTCAACCCCCGGAACAGGCGAACCAGGCACCGGGCGCTTCGAAGCCGACGACCCCGCCCGGCCCGTACCCGTTCGGCACCGTGCAGATGAAGGCCCCGCCGATCCAGGACGGCAAGGTCCCGGTCATCCGCAAGATCCAGACGGACAAGCCGTACGTCTTCATCACCATGGACGACGGCGCGGTGAAAGACCCGTCGGCGCTGAACCTGATCCAGCAGTCCGGCGGGCACCCGGTGCTGTTTCTGAACCAGCGATACGTCAAGGGCCACGAGGCGTACTTCAAGTCCATCCTGGACTCGACCGGCGCGGTGCTGGGCGATCACACGGTCAACCACCCGAACCTCAAGGGCAAGCCGCTGGACTTCCAGAAGAAGGAAATCTGCGACGACGCCGACGACTTCCAGAAGTCGCTGGGCGTTCGCCCGACGCTGTTCCGCCCGCCGTTCGGCAACTACGACCAGAACACCCTGAAGGCCGCCGCGATGTGCGGAATGCGCGCGTCGATCCTGTGGACGGCCTCGGTGAACGACGGGGTGGTCCAGTTCCAGGTCGGCGACAAGCTGCGGCCGGGGGACATCGTGCTGATGCACTTCCGGAAGACGTTCAAGGAGGACTACGAAGCCTTCGTGGCGCGGGCCAAGCAGGACGGCCTGACGCCGGTTCCGTTGGCGGACTTCGTGGCTTGA
- a CDS encoding CHAT domain-containing protein, translating to MFRTALARLERAEEPTSEHRELQVRLLVSLGAAEAEVTSTDAGLAHLETAQRLRDQLPDSKAVRELGLLVTGQRAVVLMRGGRFAESLAVYEAVVPGIEAEFDDARRTLVLMLSNQAIVRMSLNKPDAAQADLERALALAQENGHTRLEGKIRQNLGHNAQLIGDVPLALSSYEQAARILVTESPGSIPLIRLDQARALLSAGLADEAARHLDEALPELRANGAVQYVAEAEVARAAAALLEGDFALARKSASAARRRFLRRGNRTWAEIAGLARLRAEAQQVLSDRTGRSTARLPAELVAVAERLAALGLRDEAAVGRLLAVRLLIRRKEIAEAALALKKVPSPSATTPVDHRMLLRLCRAELAVAEERPRSALAQARAGLRELGTIRDRMGGLDLLCGTAVHGEELGKLAMRLVLRRARRNATGARRMFAWLERTRAQAYRYEPLPVIEDPVLAKHINEMRNVQRSIQRARLEGDSVKALEQRYAVLQGEASRLGWYTSKWGRPRPVATPDEVVAALDDRVLVSLVPHNSQLYSLVVDRGTFRLLKLGPLDDIVETATQLHADLDALAPDHLPPLMAETVSGSARRRAEKLDALISASLVKTLDDRELVIVPIGQLYAMPWGALPSLRGHPVTIAPSATAWITAKRPAEEGPVLLAGGPGVPGAVGEVSKLRSVYPDAKLIDGDAATSATVLTALDGTRLAHVVAHGAHEPANALFSRIELVDGPLFAHETTRLANPPERVVLAACELAMSHIRPGEEALGFAGTLLASGSRTVIGAVARVGDRAAADTMADLHRRLAVGTSPALALAEAVAVDPMRRPFVCLGGG from the coding sequence ATGTTCCGCACGGCGCTCGCCCGGCTGGAACGCGCCGAAGAGCCGACGTCGGAGCATCGAGAACTGCAGGTTCGGCTCCTGGTGAGCCTTGGCGCCGCCGAAGCCGAGGTGACCAGCACCGACGCCGGCCTCGCGCACTTGGAGACCGCGCAGCGGCTCCGCGACCAGCTGCCGGACAGCAAGGCGGTCCGGGAGCTGGGGCTGCTCGTCACCGGCCAGCGCGCGGTGGTGCTGATGCGCGGCGGCCGGTTCGCTGAATCGCTCGCCGTGTACGAGGCCGTGGTGCCCGGGATCGAGGCCGAGTTCGACGACGCCCGGCGGACCCTCGTCCTGATGCTGAGCAACCAGGCGATCGTCCGGATGTCGCTGAACAAGCCGGATGCCGCCCAGGCCGACCTCGAACGCGCGCTCGCGCTGGCGCAGGAGAACGGCCACACCCGGCTCGAAGGCAAGATCCGGCAGAACCTCGGGCACAACGCCCAGCTCATCGGCGACGTCCCGCTGGCGCTGTCCAGCTACGAGCAGGCCGCGCGGATCCTCGTCACCGAATCGCCGGGCTCGATCCCGCTGATCCGGCTCGATCAGGCCCGCGCGCTGTTGTCAGCCGGACTGGCCGACGAGGCGGCGCGGCACCTGGACGAAGCGCTGCCGGAACTGCGCGCGAACGGAGCCGTCCAATACGTCGCCGAAGCGGAGGTCGCCCGGGCCGCGGCGGCGTTGCTGGAAGGCGACTTCGCGTTGGCGCGCAAGAGCGCGTCGGCAGCGCGGCGCCGGTTCCTTCGCCGGGGCAACCGAACCTGGGCCGAGATCGCCGGCCTGGCGAGGCTGCGAGCGGAAGCGCAGCAGGTGCTGTCGGACCGCACCGGACGGTCGACGGCACGGCTGCCTGCGGAACTTGTCGCGGTCGCGGAACGGCTGGCTGCGCTCGGTCTGCGCGACGAGGCCGCGGTAGGCAGGCTGTTGGCGGTGCGGCTGTTGATCCGCCGCAAGGAAATCGCCGAGGCGGCGCTCGCGCTCAAGAAGGTGCCGAGCCCCAGCGCCACGACCCCGGTCGACCACCGGATGCTGCTGCGGCTGTGCCGCGCGGAACTGGCGGTGGCCGAGGAGCGGCCGCGTTCGGCACTCGCGCAGGCACGCGCCGGGCTGCGCGAACTCGGCACGATCCGCGACCGGATGGGCGGCCTGGATCTGTTGTGCGGCACCGCGGTGCACGGCGAGGAGCTGGGCAAACTGGCGATGCGCCTGGTGCTGCGGCGCGCGCGGCGCAACGCGACGGGCGCCCGCCGCATGTTCGCGTGGCTGGAACGCACCCGGGCGCAGGCGTACCGGTACGAGCCGCTGCCGGTGATCGAGGATCCGGTGCTGGCCAAGCACATCAACGAGATGCGGAACGTCCAGCGCAGCATCCAGCGCGCCCGGCTGGAGGGCGACTCGGTGAAGGCGCTGGAACAGCGTTACGCGGTGCTGCAAGGGGAGGCGAGCCGGCTCGGCTGGTACACCAGCAAATGGGGCCGTCCGCGGCCGGTCGCCACGCCGGACGAGGTGGTGGCCGCGCTCGACGACCGGGTGCTGGTCAGCTTGGTGCCGCACAACAGCCAGCTGTACTCGCTGGTGGTCGATCGGGGCACGTTCCGGCTGCTGAAACTGGGCCCGCTGGACGACATTGTGGAGACCGCGACCCAGCTGCACGCTGACCTCGACGCGCTCGCACCGGACCATCTGCCGCCGCTGATGGCCGAGACGGTGTCCGGTTCGGCGCGCCGACGGGCGGAGAAGCTGGACGCGCTGATTTCCGCGTCTCTGGTCAAGACGCTCGACGACCGGGAACTGGTGATCGTCCCGATCGGGCAGTTGTACGCGATGCCATGGGGCGCGTTGCCGTCGCTGCGCGGGCATCCGGTGACGATCGCGCCGTCGGCGACCGCGTGGATCACCGCTAAACGCCCCGCCGAGGAGGGCCCGGTCCTGCTGGCCGGCGGCCCCGGCGTGCCCGGGGCGGTCGGCGAGGTGAGCAAGCTGCGCTCGGTGTACCCGGACGCGAAGCTGATCGACGGCGACGCCGCTACCAGCGCGACGGTCCTGACGGCGTTGGACGGGACCCGCCTGGCACACGTGGTCGCACACGGCGCGCACGAGCCGGCGAACGCGCTGTTCTCCCGGATCGAACTCGTGGACGGGCCGCTGTTCGCCCACGAGACGACCCGGCTCGCGAATCCGCCGGAACGGGTGGTGCTGGCCGCGTGCGAGCTGGCGATGAGCCACATCCGGCCGGGCGAGGAAGCGCTGGGATTCGCCGGAACGCTGCTGGCGAGCGGCTCGCGAACGGTGATCGGCGCGGTCGCGCGAGTAGGCGACCGCGCGGCGGCGGACACGATGGCCGACCTGCATCGGCGACTGGCGGTGGGCACTTCGCCGGCGTTGGCACTGGCGGAAGCGGTGGCGGTCGACCCGATGCGACGGCCGTTCGTTTGCCTTGGCGGCGGGTGA